From the Lathyrus oleraceus cultivar Zhongwan6 chromosome 3, CAAS_Psat_ZW6_1.0, whole genome shotgun sequence genome, the window tattatttttatatatttatttattttaaattaatttaaacTTTACAATAATTTTGTCTATGAGTATTATTACCAAATAGTCTTATTACTCTTATAAGTAAAAAAACTCATATTGTTATTATAATTAAAACTTATTCCAAGTTCATTGAATAACAAGATCATATACATTAGAGTTATTCAATGAATCAgttaaatatatttatttatacTAGTGTTCGAAGAATATGTGTTAAACTATAAACTGTTTTGTAAGAAATTATTATAAATAtcaataattttttaaaattaatataaaaatataaataaatattattcTTAGAGGTTAAATTTCTGACAAACCGATTATCCCTAACACTTGAGTTATCTCCTTCAAGATATCAAAGaataatgatttttttataatattaataaaatattaatGTCCATTTTCTgttcatttattttattatttattgttCTGTTTTGAAAATTACTTAAAATTTTATTTTCCACaacattaataaaaaataattttataaattCTTTTTATACAcaattaataaattaataaattctttaatttctttattttattttatctcaTTAGTTTAAagtttttcctttttttttcaaTAAAATTTTAACTTTAAATACAAATTTTAGTCAAAGTCATATAGGATtcatttttttcttaaaatacTTTTTATATTATTACATATTTTTGTTTAAAATGttacaaaatattttttaataaaatattcaaataaaaattaatttaaattattatccttaaaatattattgtaagtattttattattttattataatatttttggatatcaaaattttaaaaaatcacttaaatttAAAAGTATTTCAAATAATTTTCATAAAAGTTATTTTTGAAAtacatttaaaaaatataatttcaCCTATGctttaatttttaataatttatatttatattattaaatgttaaaaattttcttttaatttataaaaaataaattaaaaaacatttaatatttaaattttttttataaaattaattctaaaaatacatttttaaaaaaaagataaaacaaATGAATAACTAATATCCAAATAAATTGAATGTATATTAAAAAAATGACCTTTTTGTTCTAGAAAGTCAATTAATAGTTATTAAAAATGAAATATTTGTTTTATTAGCTTGAGTTGTGACCGTTGATGTTtgaaagaaaaaaaggaaaaaaatatgAAGTAATGTACCGACAAGTTTCTAGTTCCCGTGAATGTTTTCTGCGACCACTATTGTCTCAAATTTCGTTATCTCCGCTATATTTTCTGTTCATTGTTTTTATATACATTTTCAGTAAAAGCTTGACCTTTGGTGAACAAGAGAGTGAAGTTGGAGCTTGAAGTTGAAGAAGCTTCTGAGAAACGATGATGAAACTGATTCTCATTATAACGTTTTCTTTCGTTATCTCAGTTATTAGATCTGAGACTCAGAAAGAGACTCTTTCTCCTCTGTATATGTTGGAAAACGATGACTTTTCAGCTAAAGTTCCTTCTTCCAAACCTCAACCTCTCATGGTGCCACTCACTCTTATTCAAGGAGCTGATTCTAAAGGAGCAGGTTTTGTTTCTTCTTTCTCTCTAACCTCATTATGCTATCATGTTAGTGTTACTTATTGCTTAAGTAACATAATGTGAATCTGTTGGAATTGAATTCACTCTTTTGAGGTTTTTTTTGACATGATCATAATTCATAAGCTGTTTTTCAGCTTTTTTTTGAATAAGCTATAAGCTGTTTTTGTAAACTCAACTGCACTGGTTTACATTGTTTTTGTTAGTATGTTTGGATGGAACATTGCCTGGTTACCACTTGCATCCTGGATCTGGATCTGGTGTGAATAATTGGATAGTTAATTTAGAGGTATGTAATATAATGTTCAACTATTTCGAATTTTCGATCATGATTCACGGGTCTTGTGTTAACAATAGTTCAATGTTGAACATGTTTGAAAACCTTGTTGTAGGGAGGAGGATGGTGTAACAATATCAGAACTTGTGTGTTTAGAAAAACTACTCGGCGCGGTTCGTCGAAATACATGGATAAGCAAATACCATTCACAGGGATATTGAGCAATAAAGCTGAAGAAAATCCTGgttttgtttttttctttctttttaccCTTCACATGCATAGATTGGTAGTTCTAGAGATTGCAAGTTATGGTTACTCAAATTTGTGTGTGCTGTATTGTCTTCTTTTGTGCACAGATTTTTTTAACTGGAATCGAGTCAAAGTGCGGTACTGCGATGGCGCATCTTTCGGCGGAGACAGTGAAAATAAGGTCAGTAAGAGAATGATAGCCTATATGCTTTAGAACTTACCAGACGTCTCAGACGTCTATGATCTGCTCGTATAAGTGTTGATCTTCTGTCCTGTCTTGTGAGTCAGTCAAGAACTTCACAGACGTCTCTGACATGAAAAAATGCTTCTAAATCTCTGATTGTGATTGATATGTGAATTCGCACCCTTTTCAGGCTGCAAACCTTCAATTTAGAGGGCAAAAAATATGGCTAGCTGCAATGGAGGAATTAATGTCGAAGGGACTGAAGAACGCTAAACAGGTTTTTCATATTGAAACATTGTAATTTGTTATTCATTCTTTATCATCAAAGGATCctaaagaagaagaaaaaatgtAAATCAGGCTCTTTTGTCCGGATGCTCTGCGGGCGGTCTGGCAACTATACTACATTGTGACGAATTCGGAAGCTTGTTTCCAAAATCTACCAAAGTGAAATGTTTCAGTGATGCAGGGTTTTTTCTTGACGCGTAAGTAACGTATTTTGTTTCACTCGACCTCTAACCTACATTATCGCAAATGTAAACTTTGTTAATGTTTATCATCTGTTCAATCGTGTAGAACCGATGTATCGGGCGGACGCACGTTGAGGAAAATGTTCGGAGGCGTTGTTAGCTTACAGGTATACTTAGTTTAATGTAGTAAAAGATTGTAGAAGCAGGGTTAAAGTACTTGTATAAATATGTAAATTCATTTCATCGATGTCTTTGAAATCGTAGGAAGTGCAAAAGAATCTGCCCGAAAGTTGTCTTAACCACCTCGATCCAACTTCGGTAATCTTCGAATTCTGAATGCCATTTTATTCATAGCGCGAAATTACAAGACTTGAAAATTTGAAGCTGTTTTTTCAGTGCTTCTTTCCTGAAAACTTGATAGACCATATTCAAACTCCGCTGTTTCTGCTAAACGCGGCTTATGATGGATGGCAGGTGATGTTTATAAATACTCGCTTTCTTGTAGTTTTCTATTAATGATTTGCTTACTCAATCACTTGACATTGTTTTCTATAGTTGTACGAAAGTTTAGCCCCGTCTACGGCCGATCCCcatggctattggaaagcttgtaaACTGAATCAGACGAATTGTAACTCGACTCAAATTGAGTTCCTCCAAAGTAATTTTGACACTCTCTACTAATGTGTGAATTCTGCATAGCGATTTCCATGTAACATACCTCTTTTTTTGTTATCAGAGTTCAGGAATCAAATGCTAAACGACGTAAAAGGATTCTCAGCGACATCTCAATCCGGACTATTCATAAACTCTTGTTTTACGCATTGTCAATCCGAGAGACAAGATACATGGTTTGCTGACGACTCTCCGCTCCTTAACAACACGGTACGCGCGCGAGTTAAGATTTTTATGTTTCTAAAATAGTACAGTGAAATGACATCATCTGATAAGTTATGGCTTTTCATGCAGCGGATTGCGAAGGCAGTTGGAAATTGGTTTTTCGATCGTCAAGTTGTTAAAGAAATTGATTGTCCTTATCCGTGCGACAAAACCTGCCATAGTCTGTTCTCGTGATCATTGTGACTGCGATATTTGCTTTTGACATTCTAAATTGTTACAGAGAAAAGATTCTTGGTGACCGATACTACAATTCATTCGTATTCGCTTATATGTCGCGGTAATAAATTTTCTTTGGATTGAAAATCCGAAGTTAGAGCTTGTACTTCTGCGGCCAACTTCTTATATGGAAATACATTATACTTTTATCAAATGCGATTTTCATCCCTGTCAAAGCGATTTTTAGAATTGGCTTATTTTTACTAACTGCTTTATTGCCAATTACGTGCTGCTAATACACTGGTGGAAGCAAGTCATATTTGAATGGAATTATTCTATGTTAAAGAATTCTGATACTGAAGGTGGTGGATTGGGAATAAATGCTTGAATCAATGAGAACATTAGGTGGAGAAAAATATGAGTAAGATGTTTAGGTCCGTCCCGTAGAAGTTCGTCAAAAAAGGGATGTACGTTGTTTATGGTGCAGGTCTAAAATCTTGATCCGTGCAACACTAAAAGCGAGAGCGGAGTGGGGAGATTATGTAGACGCCACACGTTTTAAGTGtaaaaatacaaaaaattatGTTACTAATCAAGTCCGCAAAAGTCCGCAAAAAAAATGACGCGGGACGGGGAGGGCATAATAGCGGGTGCGGTCATGAATCTTTGGTCCGTCCTGCACTAAAGTGCGGGAAAACAGATATACCCCAACAGATCGGATCCATTTTGCCACCCTAATTAAAGACATTAGGTTTATGGATCATCTCACTTCACATACCAACCATCTTCACCTTATGTGTTTTTGGAACATGTCAATATTTCAATATGGTCGCGATTTTAAATTGTCGATGGGAcaatttttttctttctttttctaTTCGATaaatttttcgagcattttatTGAATTTTGCATAGAGAATTATGTAAATTTTCATTTTTTGAAAAATTACaaagtattttttttaaaaagaacGATTTATTCCGTGATTCGACCCAATAATTTATGTCGTGACAATTTTTCAAAACGGCAAAACAATAATTTAAAGACATTTTCAAACTGTCATAACCACAGAAGAAATTATTGGTATTTCTGTTTCTATCTTCGACAAACCGTTCAAATTTGAGAGAAATCACTTTAAACGTTGATAACAAAAAAAAATGCGATTTTTCTTAACCTTAAAAAAGGTTATCAATGTTTTACCGATGACATTCCTATTGTTTCTTATGGATCAAACAAGCAAAATAATGGTAAGAAATACTTGGACTCAGATGGAACAGTTAATTCTTATGAATCACAATCTGATGGAAAGAAGGATGTTGCTAATCAATATCCGAAGTATGTAGATGAAAGGTCCATAGAAGTTTAATGTCATAAACTTTAAAAGATTACTCATAAGATCATCACTAAAGATATAGATATGTTTTTAGATGAACAATTTCACTTATAGTTGCGGTAATAAATTTTCTTTGGATTGAAAATCCAAGATTAAAGTTTGTACTTCTACGGCCAACTTTTTATATAGAAATATATGAAAAGAGAGTGTTGCTAATATTCCTGAATTGTTTGTTTTCAATCGAATGCAACACACGTCGATTGTAAAGCTACATTTTGTAGCTTCTGTCGCCAGATTTCAAATTACACTATGCTGCTATGCATGGCAGGATCGTGTCTTGATCTAAGCATGTTAAACTCATGCTTCGAGTTTCAAGATTCGAGGAAAGGAAGAAAAAGTATACTGGATTGAGACACTAGTAGAAGTAAGTCATATTGGAATGGAAATATTCTCTATGTTAAAGGATTCTGATGATGCAGTAAGTGGTGGATTGGGAATAAATGCTTAAATCAATGATGTGTAAGGATACTATATACAAGTAGTCAGATCGATTGAGAGGAGATGACACCCTTTTATATATTAGAGGTTCATGTGTTCTCTCAGTTAAGTGTTGTTGGAACATGTTAATATGTTAATATTTAAATAGGAAGATAAATTTGAAAAATACTCTTAAAGCTGATAGAGTAAAATTAGAGTTAAATAAATAATTTAGAAGTTATATTAGAAGTAGAATTTTTATATTATTTGTTATATTAATTCAAATGTTATGAATAGGGGGTTTAGTAGTTTTTGGGTCTTTAGGAAATTATCCATTAAATGTATTAGAGGGTTGCTCTTTATCTTTGCGGTGTTATTCACCATCATGAAAATTCATAAATGTCAATAACATCTCGAGATGATTGTTTAGACGCATTTTTTTTACACACCCTTAAGTGCAAATGGATGAGTCACTCTTATTTTGTCAAAATTTTATCCGGAGACATATATTCGTATAACATAAGGGTGAGcccggagatgcatctctgtaaAAATTATTAATTCAAAATTTAGGAAGTTTTACGGAGATATATCTTTAGACGCATTTTATTCATAAACTCGCGCCATACCCTTCCTTTTTCCTCCTTCATTTTCTGAAAAGTCACTAAAAAAACTTTATTTGAGCTCTTTTGCTGCAAACcattttcaaactccatttgAGCAAGTTTCATCAAGTTCACTCACTCCATTCAACTTCATTTGCTGCAAAGTTTCTCACTCCATTCAAGCTTCTCATCCACAACTTAAATTTGGTAAGTTTCTCATTTCAACTTTTTCATTTTTTGTGTCTTGAATGATGTT encodes:
- the LOC127132527 gene encoding pectin acetylesterase 12 isoform X1, which produces MMKLILIITFSFVISVIRSETQKETLSPLYMLENDDFSAKVPSSKPQPLMVPLTLIQGADSKGAVCLDGTLPGYHLHPGSGSGVNNWIVNLEGGGWCNNIRTCVFRKTTRRGSSKYMDKQIPFTGILSNKAEENPGFVFFFLFTLHMHRLVVLEIASYGYSNLCVLYCLLLCTDFFNWNRVKVRYCDGASFGGDSENKAANLQFRGQKIWLAAMEELMSKGLKNAKQALLSGCSAGGLATILHCDEFGSLFPKSTKVKCFSDAGFFLDATDVSGGRTLRKMFGGVVSLQEVQKNLPESCLNHLDPTSCFFPENLIDHIQTPLFLLNAAYDGWQLYESLAPSTADPHGYWKACKLNQTNCNSTQIEFLQKFRNQMLNDVKGFSATSQSGLFINSCFTHCQSERQDTWFADDSPLLNNTRIAKAVGNWFFDRQVVKEIDCPYPCDKTCHSLFS
- the LOC127132527 gene encoding pectin acetylesterase 12 isoform X2; its protein translation is MMKLILIITFSFVISVIRSETQKETLSPLYMLENDDFSAKVPSSKPQPLMVPLTLIQGADSKGAVCLDGTLPGYHLHPGSGSGVNNWIVNLEGGGWCNNIRTCVFRKTTRRGSSKYMDKQIPFTGILSNKAEENPDFFNWNRVKVRYCDGASFGGDSENKAANLQFRGQKIWLAAMEELMSKGLKNAKQALLSGCSAGGLATILHCDEFGSLFPKSTKVKCFSDAGFFLDATDVSGGRTLRKMFGGVVSLQEVQKNLPESCLNHLDPTSCFFPENLIDHIQTPLFLLNAAYDGWQLYESLAPSTADPHGYWKACKLNQTNCNSTQIEFLQKFRNQMLNDVKGFSATSQSGLFINSCFTHCQSERQDTWFADDSPLLNNTRIAKAVGNWFFDRQVVKEIDCPYPCDKTCHSLFS